The following are encoded together in the Naumannella cuiyingiana genome:
- the recO gene encoding DNA repair protein RecO — MPTYRDEVVVLRTHKLGEADRIITMLSRRHGKLRAVAKGVRRTSSKFGARLEPFSHVDLQFAHGRSLDVIVQADSLHAYGEPLGRDFDTYAAGQAMLETADRLVAEEREPALQHYLLLLGAVRVLGSATPDGPRPPRAILDSYLLRALAIAGYAPTFDACARCGQEGAHDSFSVQAGGSVCRVCRPPGSASLDAGVRAYLIALLTGDWPGTRDAAPGVRRSASGLVTAFLTWHVERRVRSLSQVAG; from the coding sequence GTGCCCACCTACCGCGACGAGGTCGTGGTCCTGCGCACCCACAAGCTGGGGGAGGCGGACCGCATCATCACCATGCTCTCGCGGCGACACGGCAAGCTGCGTGCGGTGGCCAAGGGCGTGCGGCGTACCTCCTCGAAGTTCGGGGCCCGGCTGGAACCGTTCAGCCACGTCGACCTGCAGTTCGCCCACGGCCGCAGCCTCGATGTGATCGTCCAGGCCGACTCCCTGCACGCCTACGGCGAGCCGCTCGGCCGCGACTTCGACACCTATGCCGCCGGTCAGGCGATGCTGGAGACGGCCGACCGGCTGGTCGCCGAGGAGCGCGAGCCAGCCCTGCAGCACTATCTGCTGCTGCTCGGCGCGGTCCGGGTGCTCGGCTCGGCCACCCCCGACGGGCCGCGACCGCCGCGAGCCATCCTGGACTCCTATCTGCTCCGCGCGTTGGCCATCGCCGGTTATGCGCCGACCTTCGACGCCTGCGCCCGCTGCGGGCAGGAGGGTGCGCACGACTCCTTCTCGGTGCAGGCCGGCGGGAGCGTCTGTCGGGTCTGCCGGCCGCCCGGGTCGGCGAGCCTGGACGCCGGCGTCCGGGCGTACCTGATCGCGTTGCTGACCGGCGACTGGCCGGGCACCCGCGATGCCGCGCCGGGGGTACGCCGCAGCGCCAGCGGACTGGTCACGGCCTTCCTCACCTGGCATGTGGAGCGCCGTGTGCGCTCGCTCTCCCAGGTCGCCGGCTGA
- the mmsB gene encoding multiple monosaccharide ABC transporter permease, with protein MRHIKDIFGGNRRQFGMLIALVALVVFFQVATGGAVVTSINLMNLLNGNAYILILAIGMVLVIIAGHIDLSVGSVAAFAGIVTAIAMRDLGVPWWAGILLCLAVGALAGAWQGFWVAYVGIPAFIVTLAGMLLFRGANQFVGQSNSVPVPPQIQYLGGGYLPEVGPRTGYNNLTLLLGLLVIAGLVLGEVIQRRNRRRIQAEVPPVWVSVVKLALLAAVIYAATYLFATGRAGTSFPVPGLILAVLVIFYWFVSSRTVTGRHVYAVGGNKQAAALSGVNTKRVNFFVMMNMSILASLAGLIFVGRSTSSGPFDGVNWELDAIAAVFIGGAAVSGGVGTVIGALIGGLVMAVLNNGLQLLGVGADWTQMIKGLVLLIAVAFDVWNKTQGKPSITGLLLGTRKPREAAPPAEPADPVDQASTERPGVGQQS; from the coding sequence ATGCGTCACATCAAAGACATCTTCGGCGGGAACCGGCGCCAGTTCGGCATGCTGATCGCACTCGTCGCGCTGGTCGTCTTCTTCCAGGTCGCCACCGGCGGCGCGGTGGTCACGTCGATCAACCTGATGAACCTGCTGAACGGCAATGCCTACATCCTGATCCTGGCGATCGGGATGGTGCTGGTGATCATCGCCGGGCACATCGACCTGTCCGTCGGCTCGGTCGCGGCCTTCGCGGGGATCGTCACCGCGATCGCGATGCGCGACCTGGGCGTGCCCTGGTGGGCGGGCATCCTGCTCTGCCTCGCCGTCGGCGCGCTCGCGGGCGCCTGGCAGGGCTTCTGGGTGGCCTATGTCGGCATCCCCGCCTTCATCGTGACGTTGGCCGGGATGCTGCTGTTCCGCGGTGCCAACCAGTTCGTCGGCCAGTCGAACTCGGTGCCGGTGCCGCCGCAGATCCAGTACCTCGGCGGCGGCTACCTGCCCGAGGTCGGGCCGCGGACGGGCTACAACAACCTGACCCTGCTGCTCGGGCTGCTGGTGATCGCCGGCCTGGTGCTCGGCGAGGTGATCCAGCGCCGCAACCGCCGGCGGATCCAGGCCGAGGTGCCACCGGTGTGGGTGAGCGTGGTCAAGCTGGCGCTGCTGGCCGCGGTGATCTATGCGGCGACCTATCTGTTCGCCACCGGCCGCGCGGGCACCTCCTTCCCGGTCCCGGGGCTGATCCTCGCGGTGCTGGTGATCTTCTACTGGTTCGTCTCCTCGCGTACCGTCACCGGCCGGCATGTCTATGCCGTCGGCGGCAACAAGCAGGCCGCCGCGCTGTCCGGTGTGAACACCAAGCGGGTGAACTTCTTCGTGATGATGAACATGTCGATCCTGGCCTCGCTGGCGGGGTTGATCTTCGTCGGCCGATCGACCTCGTCCGGCCCGTTCGACGGGGTGAACTGGGAGCTCGACGCGATCGCCGCCGTCTTCATCGGCGGCGCCGCGGTCAGCGGCGGGGTCGGCACCGTGATCGGCGCGCTGATCGGCGGCCTGGTGATGGCGGTGCTGAACAACGGCCTGCAACTGCTCGGCGTCGGCGCCGACTGGACCCAGATGATCAAGGGCCTGGTGCTGCTGATCGCGGTCGCATTCGACGTGTGGAACAAGACCCAGGGCAAGCCGTCGATCACGGGCCTGTTGTTGGGTACGCGAAAGCCCCGGGAGGCGGCGCCGCCCGCGGAGCCGGCCGATCCGGTCGACCAGGCCTCGACCGAGCGCCCCGGCGTGGGTCAGCAGTCGTGA
- the mmsA gene encoding multiple monosaccharide ABC transporter ATP-binding protein, producing MPGSPVILEMINITKRFPGVLALDDVSMSVRAGEVHAISGENGAGKSTLMKVLSGVYPHGSFDGAIEFAGSPARFANIRASEDAGIVIIHQELALVPELSIAENIFLGNEQRRFGVIDWTATNRAAAELMARVGLEEHPETLIKNIGVGKQQLVEIAKALSKNVKLLILDEPTAALNETDSAHLLDLIRGLRGRGITCIMISHKLNEVTAVSDAVTVIRDGRVVETFRADEAPIDEDRIIRGMVGRPLTARFPDHEPNIGPVLLQVEGWTVRHPEVADRYVCKNESFEVRRGEIVGFAGLMGAGRTELARSLFGRSYGIWESGTMRLGDRPIEPRTVEQAISAGLAYVTEDRKVFGLNLLDDVKNTVVSADLARIARLGVIDEQAQFAAAESYRTELRIKAPSVNAGVATLSGGNQQKVVLAKWLFTEPEVLILDEPTRGIDVGAKFEIYRIIGALADAGKAVLVISSELPELLGLSDRIYTIAEGAITGEVSRAEATQENLMRLMTRTTEPAA from the coding sequence GTGCCCGGATCACCGGTCATTCTCGAGATGATCAACATCACGAAACGGTTCCCCGGCGTGCTCGCGCTCGACGATGTCTCGATGAGTGTCCGGGCCGGCGAGGTGCACGCGATCTCCGGCGAGAACGGGGCCGGCAAGTCGACGCTGATGAAGGTGCTGTCGGGGGTCTACCCGCACGGCAGCTTCGACGGTGCCATCGAGTTCGCGGGCTCCCCCGCCCGGTTCGCCAATATCCGTGCCTCCGAGGACGCCGGCATCGTGATCATCCACCAGGAGCTGGCCCTGGTCCCCGAGCTGTCGATCGCGGAGAACATCTTCCTCGGCAACGAGCAGCGCCGCTTCGGCGTGATCGACTGGACCGCGACCAACCGGGCCGCCGCCGAGCTGATGGCGAGGGTGGGGCTGGAGGAGCACCCGGAGACCCTGATCAAGAACATCGGCGTCGGCAAGCAGCAACTGGTGGAGATCGCCAAGGCGCTGTCGAAGAACGTCAAACTGTTGATCCTGGACGAGCCCACCGCGGCCCTGAACGAGACGGACTCCGCGCACCTGCTCGACCTGATCCGCGGGCTGCGCGGCCGGGGCATCACCTGCATCATGATCAGCCACAAGCTGAACGAGGTGACCGCGGTCTCGGACGCGGTGACCGTGATCCGCGACGGCCGGGTCGTGGAGACGTTCCGCGCCGACGAGGCGCCGATCGACGAGGACCGGATCATTCGCGGCATGGTCGGCCGGCCGCTGACCGCCCGGTTCCCCGATCACGAGCCGAACATCGGACCCGTCTTGTTGCAGGTGGAGGGATGGACGGTCCGGCATCCGGAGGTCGCCGACCGCTATGTCTGCAAGAACGAGAGTTTCGAGGTACGCCGGGGCGAGATCGTCGGCTTCGCCGGGCTGATGGGCGCCGGTCGCACCGAGCTGGCCAGGTCGCTGTTCGGGCGCTCCTACGGCATCTGGGAGTCCGGCACGATGCGGCTCGGCGACCGGCCGATCGAGCCGCGTACCGTCGAGCAGGCGATCTCGGCCGGACTGGCCTATGTCACCGAGGACCGCAAGGTGTTCGGTCTGAATCTGCTCGACGACGTGAAGAACACGGTGGTGAGCGCCGACCTGGCCAGGATCGCCCGCCTCGGTGTGATCGACGAGCAGGCCCAGTTCGCGGCCGCGGAGAGCTATCGCACCGAGCTGCGGATCAAGGCGCCGAGCGTGAATGCCGGGGTCGCGACCCTGTCCGGGGGCAACCAGCAGAAGGTCGTCCTCGCCAAGTGGCTGTTCACCGAGCCCGAGGTGCTGATCCTGGACGAGCCGACGCGCGGCATCGACGTCGGCGCGAAGTTCGAGATCTACCGGATCATCGGCGCGCTGGCCGACGCCGGGAAGGCGGTGCTGGTGATCTCCTCCGAGCTGCCGGAACTGCTCGGCCTGTCCGATCGGATCTACACCATCGCCGAGGGCGCGATCACCGGCGAGGTGTCGCGCGCCGAGGCCACCCAGGAGAACCTGATGCGCCTGATGACCCGAACCACCGAACCAGCCGCCTGA